Part of the bacterium genome, TCGTTGCACTCCGTAGCACAGCTACCTCCTCATTGGCGCGGGCTGTTGACCGCCACCTCTCCGATGTACATCCAGGCTTGTTCAGCGGCACTCAGGCGCGCAAAGCCGGCCCGTTGGCACCCTCAGCGACGACGTTCCCATCCAACAAACAAATCCGCCCTCATCAGTACCTTGGGACATCTGAAAAGGACATTCAATTTTCCTTTCCTCCGCACAATCGAAGCGCCGCGCACTTCCCCCCAACCCTTGGAACATTGGAGGCAGATGCGGGGAGTGAATCCGCGGGTGCAGGAACCGGCTCGCTCGTCGTCCGGGACATACACCCAGGTCGGCGATTCGAAAGCGCCTGGAATTGCTCGCCGTCTGCGCTGTTGGGGCCTCGCCCTCTCTGTGGGTTGCACCTTCCGGGTCGGGCCCGTCGCACCGCCTGACGGCTCTCCAAGTGAGCGACGCCTGGTGGCGCAATACGTGACGGCAACGCGAGACGACCATTTCGAGGCAGGGTCGGGAGGCGACGCTGTGGCGCGCTCGCTCCGCACCCGCAGCGGGTATCCTGCAGATGGGAGCAATCCGCGGCCGCTGGTGGTCTTCGTTCATGGGTTCCTTTCGAACCGACTTGGCGGTAGGTTACTCGCCAAGCATCTTTCCGAGCGCGGCTAATTCGTTGTAGCGGCCGACCATCCTCGAACGCGCCGCGGTGCTTCCGGTGGGCCCGATGTGAACGATGCCGTGAACCAACCCCGGGACGTTTCGGCAATCATCGATCGTATCGCGAAGCAAAGCGCCGCGAAGGGCCCTCTCGATGGGCGTGTCGATCTCGAGCGGATCGCGGTGGTAGGGCACTCGCTGGGCGGGCTCACGGCCACGCTATCCACCTTTCACGTCGGGCTCCGCGATCCGCGCCTTGCAGCCGCAGCCTCGATCCGCGGCCCATTCACTTTCTATACCCCGCGCTTCTTCGAAGGCGCGACGCTCCGCTTCTTAGCCAACCCGGATCGCGTCGGCTGCTTCGCCCTTGATCGGTTACTAGACCTCTCCGACACTGAAGAGCTACTCCACAGGCTCGGAGGCGCCGAGAGCGGCCTCGACTCGGCCGGTACGGCGCATCGGCCGTGTGAGAAAGCTCCCCCCTCCCGCACGATGGACCCCCTTCGGCAGCAGGCCATCACTCGGCTCGCTGTTGCGGCGTACCTCGAGGCTCAGTTCGCCGCCGACTCCGAAGCGCGGCGTGCGGCCGCCGAGTACCTCGCGGCAGGTCTGCAACACGACTTTCCCGAGGCAAGATTCGAGGGAACCGTTGCCGATCAGGTGGGGAGCATCTCGATCGGGCCATTCTTGCGCGAGCCCTGAGAACCCAACAACAGCCACTTGTGTTTGGCAATGGCCGCAGGCGCATCGGTTCACGTTTTGTGAACCCCGTGTCTAGCTGATGCCTTATGAAGTTTGCGACTAGGCATGGATATCCGAATGTTAGGTGTGCCGCAACTCGGCCGGCGAAGAGAAAGGTCCTTCGCGCAACGTTCGCGGGAGATACCAGGCCAGCGGTCATTCGTGCCGGATTCGCCAGATAGTTCCGCCACCGCCAGCTCCGTCACCGGTCCCTACAACTTGTTGTCATGCCTTTCGTGAGCCTGTTCCGAACGCAGTGCGACACCAACTGCAACAATCCCCCCGCCGAGGGTACCGTTCCAACCGACCGAAAGACCAACGCATTTAGTGGTGGGCCCTCCTGGACTCGAACCAGGGACCAACCGGTTATGAGCCGGATGCTCTAACCACTGAGCTAAGGGCCCGAGAAAACAAAGCTAGAACGCGAAGCGGAAAACGGGAAACGAGAGACACGAGTCGGAAACCGAAGGCCGGGAAAAGATCTCACTCGCCGGTCGGCGCCTCCGTGTAGGGCTCGAGTATCCCGCGTACTTGATCCACGTAGCGCTTGTAGTCTCGATCTTCGCATTTGAAAAACGCTGAGCCCATGACGAAGACGTCGGCTCCGTGGGCGGCTACTTCGGCGACGTTTTTTGCGCTGACTCCGCCGTCTACGACCAGGTCGATTTCGCGGCCGCTTGCGCTGATCATGCTGCGCAGTTCTGCGACCTTGGGCAGGGTCTGCTTGATGAAGCTCTGGCCGCCGAAGCCCGGGTTGACCGTCATGACCAGGATCTGTTCGACGTCGGGCAGGACCGGTGCGATGCTCGCGGCGGGGGTGGCCGGGTTGAGCACGACGCAGGCGCGCACGTTTCGCGCGTGGATCTGTTCGAGCACGCGGTGCAGGTGGACGCAGGCTTCCACGTGGACGCCGATCGCGGTTGCGCCCTTGTCGGCGAACTCGTCGATCAGGTGTTCGGGGTGTTCGACCATCAGGTGCACGTCCATCGCCAGGGAACAGGCCTTCGAGACGGCGTGCACGATGTCGGGGCCGATCGTCAGATTCGGGACGAAGTGGCCGTCCATTACGTCCAGGTGGATCCAGTCGGCGCCGGCGGCCTGGGCGGCGGAGACTTCTTCGGCCAGGTGACCGAAGTCGGCGGACAGAATTGAAGGGGCGATGCGGAAATCCGGCATGCGGGGACTATAGGGAAGATCGTCTGAACGATCCGCCGGCGGGCGGCGATCCCGCTCAACCGCCCACCCCGTGGTGCGGGAAGATCGGCGAGAACCAGGCGCGGGGCTCGGTTTCGGACCGTTCAGCCCGGCCGATCCGTTCCCCCTGTCTCACTGGCCCCCTCGGCGAGCGTCTCCTTCGCCCGAGCGCGGCGCCGCTCCACATAGCGCCCCAGACGCATCGCGACGATCACCAGGATCACGATGCCCAGGAAGAATCCCGGGGGTCGGTCGGCGATCCAGTCGCCGAGGGTCTCGCCGACGAACACGACCAGGTACGTGAGCA contains:
- the rpe gene encoding ribulose-phosphate 3-epimerase, with the translated sequence MPDFRIAPSILSADFGHLAEEVSAAQAAGADWIHLDVMDGHFVPNLTIGPDIVHAVSKACSLAMDVHLMVEHPEHLIDEFADKGATAIGVHVEACVHLHRVLEQIHARNVRACVVLNPATPAASIAPVLPDVEQILVMTVNPGFGGQSFIKQTLPKVAELRSMISASGREIDLVVDGGVSAKNVAEVAAHGADVFVMGSAFFKCEDRDYKRYVDQVRGILEPYTEAPTGE